The proteins below come from a single Longimicrobium sp. genomic window:
- a CDS encoding nucleotidyltransferase domain-containing protein — MRNDSPLFDVMGSRALARLVLHFAVRPDARLHFRALQRHTGLGSRSLQTELRRLERWGILERSRENDTVVYRLEHANPRWKALFALVRSFADPAEVLTEAFADVAGVEAAFVFGSVARGEARPESDVDLFILGDEIVSADLGRATTSAELLLDREVDVKRFTRGKLKRVLEGGDGGFVTAALRGPKRWIAGSEDALAGVA, encoded by the coding sequence TTGAGGAACGACAGCCCCCTCTTCGATGTCATGGGTTCGCGCGCCCTTGCCCGCCTGGTGCTGCACTTCGCGGTGCGCCCGGACGCGCGGCTGCACTTTCGCGCCCTGCAACGGCATACCGGGCTTGGCAGCCGCTCTCTCCAGACGGAGCTGCGACGGCTCGAACGGTGGGGGATTCTGGAGCGGTCGCGGGAGAACGACACGGTTGTCTACCGGCTGGAGCACGCGAACCCGCGCTGGAAGGCGCTCTTCGCACTGGTGCGATCCTTTGCCGATCCGGCGGAGGTCCTAACGGAAGCCTTCGCGGATGTCGCCGGCGTAGAAGCCGCGTTCGTCTTCGGCTCTGTCGCCCGCGGGGAAGCGCGTCCCGAGAGCGACGTGGACCTCTTCATCCTGGGTGACGAAATCGTCTCGGCCGACCTGGGACGCGCCACGACTTCCGCGGAGCTTCTCCTCGACCGCGAAGTGGACGTAAAGCGCTTCACCCGCGGCAAACTGAAGCGCGTTCTGGAGGGGGGTGACGGCGGGTTCGTGACCGCGGCGCTTCGCGGTCCCAAGCGCTGGATCGCGGGCTCG